CATCATTAACTTTTACTCCTAAGCTTAATTTTCCAATATCGTTTCTAACATATTTATCTCCATCTAGCTTTTGTCTATTTGATATCATAACATCATCAAAACTACTTTTTGTCAAATCACGCTTTTTATATCCTGTATTATTTATATTAGCAATATTATTTGTAGTTACTTCCTGATCATTTTGAAGTGCTATTAATCCTGAAACAGAAGTATACAATCCTCTTATCAATTTAATCCTCTCCTTTTAACAAAGATTTACTCTCATTTGGGTAAATCATACCTAATCCTCTAGCTTTTTGTTCAATTTGACTATCTGACAAGTTTGAAGTATAGTCATATCCCCACATGAATATTACCCCAATAACAAGTCCTATTCCTATCCCTAATAAAATTTTTTTATCCATGAGTTTCAAGATAATGCTTTTTATTTTTTGAATAAACCTTTTACTAATAACACTTCCCCCTTGCTCACAGATAATTCATGACATATTTGTTCTTCAGTTAATCCCTCTTCCAAAAGTTTTTTAATCTTATGAGTCTTATTGCTGTCAGTTTCTTTTGAAAATTTAATTTCAGATATTACATCTTCTTCATCAACCTTAACCAATGAATTTTCATTTATATCATCACTTTCTTTAGAAGCTTCACTATTTTCTATTAATAAATCAGAATTTATAACATTGTCACTTTTTAATTCTTCTTTATTTTCGTATAACTTTTCGTTTTTCTTAAGTATATTTATCTCACTTTTCATTTCTAAAATTTCTTCTTGCAATTCAGTAAGGCTTTCAGCTATATCTCTTCGCAAAATTCCAATTTCTATTTTATAATCTTCCAATTCTTCTTTATTATTGGAAAGTACACGTTCAAAAGGAATATCTAAACCTTCATGTGTATTTTTTGCCTTTTCCTCAATTTTAATAGCTCTATAATTATATATTATCAAACCTATTCCGATTGCTAATAATATTAATGGCATAAAACACCTCAAATATCAATGATCAATGATCAATTGTAAATTCATTTTAATATGTATAATTTAATCCATATAATGCAGTTTTCGCATACATTCTCTTAAACTACTTATGGCTCTGCTATGTAATTGACAAACTCTAGATTCAGATACACTTAATACTGCACCTATTTCTTTTAAGGTCAAACCTTCATAGTAATATAGATTTAATACTGTCTTGTCTTTTTCTTTAAGCAATTCTATTGCCTTAGTTAAGGTCTCCAGCTGCTCCTTATCCTGCAGATAGGAATCAGGACTTGGACTATTTTTATCTTCTATTATTCCAATAAGATTTACATCTTCATCATCCGAAAAAATAACATTTTCCAAGGAGACCATAGAAATGTAGTTGATATAATTTTCAATTTCTGCAACTTCGCTTAAAGATATACCTAAGTGCTTTGCAATTTCATCACAGGATGGCTCTCTGAGCAACTCAGCTTGTAAAGTATCAATTGCTTTATTATATTTATTTAGCTTGTCCATAGCTCCTTTAGAAATTGGTCTATTCTTTCTCAGTTCGTCTATCATTGCACCTTTAATTCTTATGGATGCATAAGATGAAAATTTCATTCCTTTTGTGCTATCAAACTTATTAATAGCATCCATGAGTCCAATCATACCATGACTCACTAAATCTTCATATTCCATATATTTATTTTTACCGAACATAACCCTTGAGGCAATATATTTTACTAATGGAATATATTCTTGTATTATTTGTTCTTTTCCATCAACATCTTTCTTTAATGCCTGCATACCCTCATTACCTCCCCATTTTTTTCTCATCTCTATTTTCCATCTAACATTTATACATTAGATCTTTGTTTTCTAACTATCTGGAAAAGTTCTTTGATAATAATTTCCACTTGTGTAGGCATGATGTCAACAAATCTTAAACCACATAATTTCTCTTTATCATCAGCTATTACACTTCTCACAAATTCACATCTCAATTCAAATTCTATCTTAGGAAGCTTAAGATCAACTAAAATTATGTCACCTTTCCTCAAATCCTCTTTAGTTTTCAGCCTTAAGCCACCAGCGCTTACGTCAACCATTAACCCTTTTTGATAAGGTATACTGTCAATATCATCCTCATCTATATTTGTTATTTTCTTAAATTGTATTTCTTGTACTAATTCAACCCTAAAAAAATTTCTTCTTTGTATCTTGGCCACATTAAAAGGTGTAGATAATCTGTAGTATATAATGTTTCCTTCTTTACCTCTTGAAAGCACCGTGCAAAAGAAATTATAACATCTGCTTTCATCTAAATAAGAATTAATCTCAATTTCTTCCCCTGTATGTAATACTAAATAATCTCCATCATATACCGGTACATTTATTCTCAAAAATTCATCTTCAACGTCTAAGATTAGCGATTTGTATGCTTTT
The window above is part of the Clostridium saccharoperbutylacetonicum N1-4(HMT) genome. Proteins encoded here:
- a CDS encoding flagellar brake protein — protein: MIDFNLKVNDRIEIVANEKAYKSLILDVEDEFLRINVPVYDGDYLVLHTGEEIEINSYLDESRCYNFFCTVLSRGKEGNIIYYRLSTPFNVAKIQRRNFFRVELVQEIQFKKITNIDEDDIDSIPYQKGLMVDVSAGGLRLKTKEDLRKGDIILVDLKLPKIEFELRCEFVRSVIADDKEKLCGLRFVDIMPTQVEIIIKELFQIVRKQRSNV
- a CDS encoding FliA/WhiG family RNA polymerase sigma factor, which codes for MQALKKDVDGKEQIIQEYIPLVKYIASRVMFGKNKYMEYEDLVSHGMIGLMDAINKFDSTKGMKFSSYASIRIKGAMIDELRKNRPISKGAMDKLNKYNKAIDTLQAELLREPSCDEIAKHLGISLSEVAEIENYINYISMVSLENVIFSDDEDVNLIGIIEDKNSPSPDSYLQDKEQLETLTKAIELLKEKDKTVLNLYYYEGLTLKEIGAVLSVSESRVCQLHSRAISSLRECMRKLHYMD